The following proteins come from a genomic window of Pseudomonas syringae:
- the choW gene encoding choline ABC transporter permease subunit encodes MLIDQKIPLGEYIAAFVDWLTANGADYFDAIASTLEMMIHGFTFALTWFNPFVLIGLIAALAHFIQRKWGLTVFVILSFLLILNLHYWQETMETLAQVLFATLVCVVIGVPLGIIAAHKPLFYTIIRPLLDLMQTVPTFVYLIPTLTLFGLGVVPGLISTVVFAIAAPIRLTYLGIRDVPQELLDAGKAFGSSRRQLLTRIELPYAMPSIAAGITQCIMLSLSMVVIAALVGADGLGKPVVNALNTADIALGFEAGLAIVLLAIMLDRICKQPEAKKGSDA; translated from the coding sequence ATGCTGATTGATCAAAAAATCCCTCTGGGCGAGTACATCGCCGCGTTCGTCGACTGGTTGACGGCCAACGGCGCCGACTACTTCGACGCGATTGCCTCGACACTGGAAATGATGATCCACGGATTCACCTTCGCGCTGACCTGGTTCAATCCGTTTGTATTGATCGGCCTCATTGCCGCGCTCGCGCACTTCATCCAGCGCAAGTGGGGCCTGACGGTTTTCGTCATCCTGTCCTTTCTGCTGATCCTCAACCTGCATTACTGGCAGGAAACCATGGAAACCCTGGCGCAGGTGCTGTTCGCCACCCTGGTCTGCGTCGTCATCGGCGTGCCGCTGGGCATCATTGCCGCGCACAAGCCGCTGTTCTACACCATCATCCGCCCGTTGCTCGACCTGATGCAGACCGTTCCCACCTTCGTTTATCTGATCCCGACGCTGACGCTGTTCGGCCTTGGCGTGGTGCCGGGCCTTATCTCGACCGTGGTCTTCGCCATCGCCGCGCCGATACGCCTGACGTATCTGGGCATTCGCGACGTGCCCCAGGAACTGCTGGACGCCGGCAAGGCCTTTGGCTCGTCGCGACGGCAGTTGCTGACCCGCATCGAACTGCCGTACGCCATGCCCAGCATCGCGGCCGGCATTACCCAGTGCATCATGCTGTCGTTGTCGATGGTGGTGATCGCGGCACTGGTAGGTGCTGATGGCCTGGGCAAACCGGTGGTGAATGCACTGAACACCGCCGACATCGCCCTCGGTTTCGAAGCAGGTCTGGCAATCGTATTGCTGGCAATCATGCTCGACCGCATCTGCAAACAACCCGAAGCCAAGAAAGGGTCCGACGCATGA
- a CDS encoding choline ABC transporter substrate-binding protein: MKGSKSLLLAATLCMPVLAQAAEPEACHTVNFSDVGWTDITVTTAVTSAVLESLGYKTKTTMISVPVTYKSLADGKNMDVFLGNWMPTMENDIKPYREAGTVETVRANLENAKYTLAVPQALYDKGLHDFADIPKFKKELGGKIYGIEPGNDGNRLIQSMIDKNAFGLKDAGFKVVESSEAAMLSQVDRAVKRKNDVVFLGWEPHPMNTRFKMKYLTGGDDFFGPNYGQATIYTNTRKGYSQECSNVGQLLKNLSFTLDMESTLMGNVLDDKIKPDAAAKAWIKKNPQVLDTWLAGVTTVDGKPGLEAAKAKLTQ; this comes from the coding sequence ATGAAAGGTTCCAAATCGTTGCTGTTGGCCGCCACGCTCTGTATGCCGGTGCTTGCCCAGGCAGCCGAGCCAGAGGCCTGTCATACGGTCAACTTCTCCGACGTAGGCTGGACTGACATCACTGTCACCACCGCGGTGACCAGCGCCGTACTCGAATCGCTGGGCTACAAGACCAAGACCACCATGATTTCCGTACCCGTGACCTACAAGTCGCTGGCCGACGGCAAGAACATGGACGTTTTCCTCGGCAACTGGATGCCGACCATGGAAAACGACATCAAGCCTTACCGCGAAGCCGGAACGGTTGAAACCGTGCGCGCCAACCTGGAAAACGCCAAATACACCCTGGCCGTTCCGCAAGCGCTCTACGACAAGGGTCTGCATGACTTCGCCGATATCCCCAAATTCAAGAAAGAGCTGGGCGGAAAAATCTACGGCATCGAGCCAGGCAACGACGGCAACCGTCTGATCCAGAGCATGATCGACAAGAATGCTTTCGGCCTGAAAGATGCAGGCTTCAAGGTCGTGGAATCCAGCGAAGCTGCAATGCTGTCGCAGGTCGACCGCGCGGTTAAGCGTAAAAACGATGTCGTGTTCCTCGGCTGGGAACCGCACCCGATGAACACCCGCTTCAAGATGAAATATCTTACCGGCGGTGATGACTTTTTCGGTCCCAACTATGGCCAGGCGACGATCTACACCAACACGCGCAAAGGCTACAGTCAGGAATGCAGCAACGTAGGCCAGTTGCTCAAGAACCTGTCCTTCACACTGGACATGGAAAGCACCCTGATGGGCAACGTACTGGACGACAAGATCAAGCCTGATGCCGCCGCCAAAGCGTGGATCAAGAAAAACCCGCAAGTGCTCGACACCTGGCTCGCAGGCGTGACAACGGTTGATGGCAAACCTGGTCTGGAGGCAGCCAAGGCCAAGTTGACCCAGTAA
- a CDS encoding GlxA family transcriptional regulator, producing the protein MTSFNPGAQPQNRAPQSIGFLLLDNFTLISLASAVEPLRMANQLSGRELYRWTTLSVDGGQVWASDGLQITPDAAMQKAPALDTVIVCGGVGIQRTVTREHVSWLQSQARQSRRLGAVCTGSWALACAGLLDGFDCSVHWECLASMQEAFPRVSMSTRLFTLDRNRFTSSGGTAPLDMMLHLISRDHGRELSAAISEMFVYERIRNEQDHQRVPLKHMLGTNQPKLQEIVALMEANLEEPIDLDELAVYVAVSRRQLERLFQKYLHCSPSRYYLKLRLIRARQLLKQTPMSIIEVASVCGFVSTPHFSKCYREYFGIPPRDERVGSNTAQQVAMLTIPQALVLAPLSGPLSALSQARNESTFASVRL; encoded by the coding sequence ATGACATCGTTCAATCCAGGGGCTCAACCCCAGAACCGCGCGCCACAATCCATCGGCTTTCTGCTGCTGGATAACTTCACCCTGATCTCACTCGCATCGGCGGTAGAACCTCTTCGCATGGCGAATCAGTTGTCGGGACGCGAGCTGTATCGCTGGACCACGCTGAGCGTGGACGGAGGTCAGGTCTGGGCCAGCGATGGCCTGCAGATCACCCCGGACGCTGCCATGCAGAAAGCCCCGGCACTGGACACCGTGATCGTCTGCGGTGGCGTCGGCATCCAGCGCACCGTTACCCGTGAACACGTCAGCTGGTTGCAGAGCCAGGCGCGGCAGTCCCGTCGTCTCGGCGCTGTATGTACCGGCAGTTGGGCGCTGGCGTGTGCCGGATTGCTCGACGGTTTCGATTGCAGCGTGCACTGGGAGTGCCTGGCTTCAATGCAGGAAGCTTTCCCGCGTGTGTCGATGAGCACACGCCTGTTCACGCTGGACCGCAACCGCTTCACCAGTTCCGGCGGCACTGCGCCACTGGACATGATGCTGCACCTGATCAGCCGCGATCATGGCCGAGAGCTGTCGGCGGCGATCTCCGAAATGTTCGTCTACGAGCGTATTCGTAACGAGCAGGACCATCAGCGCGTGCCGCTCAAGCACATGCTCGGCACCAATCAGCCGAAGCTCCAGGAAATTGTCGCGCTGATGGAGGCCAACCTCGAAGAGCCGATCGACCTCGACGAACTGGCGGTGTATGTCGCCGTGTCGCGCAGGCAGCTGGAGCGCCTGTTCCAGAAATACCTGCACTGTTCGCCGTCTCGCTACTACCTGAAACTGCGCCTGATTCGCGCCCGTCAACTGCTCAAGCAGACGCCGATGTCGATCATCGAAGTGGCGTCGGTCTGCGGCTTTGTGTCGACGCCGCACTTCTCCAAGTGTTACCGCGAATACTTCGGCATCCCGCCACGCGACGAACGCGTAGGCTCCAATACCGCGCAACAGGTCGCCATGCTGACAATCCCGCAAGCACTGGTCCTTGCCCCATTGTCCGGCCCGCTGTCGGCATTGAGTCAGGCGCGCAATGAGTCGACGTTTGCGAGTGTGCGGCTTTAA
- a CDS encoding REP-associated tyrosine transposase — MPDCATTRYLRKGRFSAIGQMYMVTSVTKCRLPVFADMQLGRLLVLEMKRCEEQGLVKSLAWVIMPDHLHWLLELRASDLSRVMKQVKARSSIAIGKASVYPHALWQSGYHDRAVRDEKDIAPLARYIVANPLRAGLVTKVGDYPLWDAIWV, encoded by the coding sequence ATGCCTGATTGCGCAACAACACGATACCTGCGTAAAGGCAGATTCTCTGCGATTGGTCAGATGTATATGGTGACTTCGGTGACCAAATGCCGTTTGCCAGTGTTCGCTGACATGCAATTGGGCCGCTTGCTCGTGCTGGAAATGAAACGCTGCGAAGAACAGGGGCTGGTCAAGTCTTTGGCATGGGTGATCATGCCTGACCACCTTCACTGGCTTCTTGAACTCAGGGCCAGTGACCTGTCCAGGGTGATGAAGCAGGTTAAGGCCCGAAGCTCGATTGCAATTGGAAAAGCGAGCGTTTATCCACACGCTTTGTGGCAATCCGGCTACCACGACAGAGCAGTCCGCGACGAAAAAGACATCGCGCCACTGGCTCGCTATATCGTGGCCAATCCGTTGCGCGCGGGCTTGGTGACGAAGGTGGGGGATTACCCGTTATGGGATGCGATATGGGTTTGA
- a CDS encoding methyl-accepting chemotaxis protein → MKTMQDKLRDTLQGISGSATQLASAAEELNAVTDESARGLLQQNDEIEQAATAVNEMTSAVEEVARNAISTSEASRNAATSAADGRDLVQETVSAIERMSGDVKETSDLIINLATESRDIGKVLDVIRGLADQTNLLALNAAIEAARAGEAGRGFAVVADEVRALAHRTQQSTSEIERMISSIQGGTEQAVGSMRNSTERAESTLSIAKGAGTALNTINIAVEEINERNMVIASAAEEQAQVAREVDRNLVNIRDLSAQSTTGANQTSAASGELSRLAVDLNSMVARFAL, encoded by the coding sequence ATGAAAACCATGCAGGACAAGCTGCGCGACACCCTCCAGGGCATTTCCGGCTCCGCCACTCAACTGGCCTCGGCCGCTGAAGAGCTGAATGCGGTTACCGACGAAAGCGCCCGCGGATTGTTGCAGCAGAACGACGAAATCGAACAGGCCGCCACGGCAGTCAACGAGATGACCAGCGCGGTGGAAGAAGTGGCGCGTAACGCCATCAGCACCTCGGAGGCATCACGCAATGCGGCGACCTCGGCTGCCGACGGTCGTGATCTGGTTCAGGAGACTGTGAGCGCGATCGAACGGATGAGCGGCGACGTGAAAGAAACCTCCGATCTGATCATCAATCTGGCCACCGAATCCCGCGACATCGGCAAGGTGCTGGATGTGATTCGCGGTCTGGCAGACCAGACCAACCTGCTGGCACTCAACGCTGCCATCGAAGCGGCACGTGCCGGTGAAGCGGGCCGTGGTTTCGCGGTAGTCGCTGATGAGGTCCGCGCCCTGGCGCATCGCACCCAGCAATCGACAAGCGAAATCGAGCGCATGATCAGCAGCATTCAGGGCGGTACGGAGCAGGCAGTCGGTTCGATGCGCAACAGCACCGAACGCGCCGAGTCGACCCTGAGCATCGCCAAAGGCGCAGGCACGGCGCTGAACACCATCAACATCGCGGTTGAAGAGATCAACGAGCGCAACATGGTCATCGCCAGCGCCGCAGAAGAACAGGCTCAGGTCGCACGCGAAGTCGACCGCAACCTGGTGAACATCCGCGACCTGTCAGCGCAATCCACCACCGGCGCCAACCAGACCAGCGCCGCAAGCGGCGAGCTGTCCCGTCTGGCAGTCGACCTCAACAGCATGGTGGCGCGCTTCGCGCTTTGA
- a CDS encoding cell division protein ZapA, translating to MNVDGSGVTVLSILGNEYSVKAPAGEDLTLMKAAAMLNASLADTKRKYPTLIGDRLLVLAALNLCSQQIELEQLHKVELKRYREKVDATVDVITKTISQG from the coding sequence ATGAACGTCGATGGCAGCGGGGTAACCGTTCTTTCGATTCTGGGCAATGAGTACTCGGTCAAGGCGCCGGCCGGTGAAGACCTGACGCTCATGAAGGCGGCCGCGATGCTCAATGCGTCGCTGGCCGACACCAAGCGTAAATACCCGACCTTGATCGGCGACCGTTTGCTGGTCCTGGCCGCCCTGAACCTCTGTTCGCAGCAGATCGAGCTTGAGCAATTGCACAAGGTCGAGCTGAAGCGTTATCGCGAGAAGGTCGACGCGACGGTTGATGTGATCACCAAGACCATCTCCCAGGGGTAA
- a CDS encoding 3'-5' exonuclease: MNLFEWLKPRRKEAPLHEHQLERLNRLPVCAPLSDQTLRQQRWVVLDLETSGLNMNRDQVLSIGAVVIEDGAIDLGQQFERTLLRVDHKVSPAVLIHGLAPSTIAAGSEPAQALLDFMGFVGDSPILGFHAPFDQHMLSRALKESLDYRLQHPFFDAAEIAPMLFQQANLRHAGLDDWTGYFGLHAEERHNASADALVTAELALILFSHARRQQIDSPLLLEERLGQWRRGKQTHSF; the protein is encoded by the coding sequence ATGAATCTGTTCGAATGGCTGAAGCCGCGTCGCAAGGAAGCGCCACTGCATGAGCATCAGCTGGAACGGCTCAACCGGTTGCCTGTCTGCGCACCGCTCAGTGACCAGACGTTGCGCCAACAACGCTGGGTGGTATTGGATCTGGAAACCAGCGGCTTGAACATGAACCGTGACCAGGTCTTGTCCATCGGTGCCGTAGTGATCGAAGACGGAGCCATCGATCTGGGCCAGCAATTCGAACGCACCTTGCTGCGCGTCGACCACAAGGTCAGCCCGGCGGTGTTGATCCATGGCCTGGCGCCCAGCACGATTGCGGCGGGCAGTGAGCCGGCGCAGGCGTTGCTGGACTTCATGGGGTTTGTCGGCGACAGCCCGATTCTGGGTTTTCATGCGCCTTTCGATCAGCACATGCTGTCGCGCGCGCTGAAGGAAAGCCTGGACTATCGCCTGCAGCACCCGTTTTTCGACGCCGCCGAAATCGCCCCGATGCTTTTCCAGCAGGCCAACCTGCGGCATGCCGGGCTGGACGACTGGACCGGGTATTTCGGCCTGCACGCGGAAGAACGCCATAACGCCAGCGCCGACGCCCTGGTCACTGCAGAGCTGGCGCTGATCCTGTTCAGCCACGCACGCCGTCAGCAGATCGACAGCCCACTGTTGCTTGAGGAAAGGCTGGGGCAATGGCGCAGAGGCAAGCAGACACATTCGTTCTGA